One genomic window of Glycine soja cultivar W05 chromosome 9, ASM419377v2, whole genome shotgun sequence includes the following:
- the LOC114367269 gene encoding 5'-adenylylsulfate reductase 3, chloroplastic-like, with protein sequence MALAVSTTSSSSAAAAASSSFFSRLGSSSDAKAPQIGSFRFPERSLVSSVVVNVTQRRSLVRPLNAEPQRNDSIVPLAATIVAPEVEKEEEDFEQIAKDLENASPLEIMDRALEKFGNDIAIAFSGAEDVALIEYAHLTGRPYRVFSLDTGRLNPETYKFFDAVEKHYGIHIEYMFPDAVEVQALVRTKGLFSFYEDGHQECCRVRKVRPLRRALKGLKAWITGQRKDQSPGTRSEIPVVQVDPVFEGLDGGIGSLVKWNPVANVNGLDIWSFLRTMDVPVNSLHSQGYVSIGCEPCTRPVLPGQHEREGRWWWEDAKAKECGLHKGNIKHEDAAQLNGNGASQANGSATVADIFNSQDVVSLSRSGIENLAKLENRKEPWLVVLYAPWCRFCQAMEESYVDLAEKLAGSGVKVAKFRADGDQKEYAKTELQLGSFPTILLFPKHSSQPIKYPSEKRDVDSLTAFVNALR encoded by the exons ATGGCTCTCGCCGTTTCCACTACTTCTTCCTCTTCAGCAGCTGCTGCAGCTTCTAGCTCCTTCTTCTCTCGTCTCGGATCTTCCTCCGACGCAAAAG cTCCTCAAATCGGTTCGTTTCGGTTTCCGGAGAGGTCGCTTGTTTCGTCTGTTGTTGTCAATGTAACTCAACGACGCTCCTTGGTGAGGCCACTCAACGCCGAACCGCAACGGAACGATTCTATTGTTCCTCTTGCAGCAACTATCGTTGCTCCTG AGGTTgagaaggaagaggaagattTTGAGCAAATAGCGAAAGACCTTGAAAATGCATCTCCTCTTGAAATTATGGATAGGGCCCTCGAGAAATTTGGGAACGACATCGCTATTGCATTTAG TGGTGCTGAAGATGTTGCTTTGATTGAGTATGCACATTTGACGGGTCGACCCTACAGAGTGTTTAGTCTTGACACTGGGAGACTGAATCCAGAAACCTACAAATTTTTTGATGCGGTTGAGAAGCATTATGGAATTCACATTGAGTACATGTTCCCTGATGCGGTTGAGGTTCAGGCATTAGTAAGAACTAAAGGGCTCTTCTCATTTTACGAGGATGGGCATCAAGAGTGCTGCCGAGTAAGGAAGGTGAGGCCCTTGAGGAGAGCCCTTAAGGGTCTCAAAGCATGGATCACTGGACAGAGAAAAGATCAGTCTCCTGGTACTAGGTCTGAAATCCCTGTTGTCCAGGTTGATCCTGTTTTTGAGGGACTGGATGGTGGAATTGGCAGCCTGGTGAAGTGGAACCCGGTTGCAAATGTTAATGGTCTAGACATATGGAGCTTCCTTAGGACCATGGATGTTCCTGTAAATTCATTGCATTCCCAAGGATATGTTTCGATTGGCTGTGAGCCGTGCACAAGGCCAGTTTTACCGGGTCAACATGAAAGAGAAGGAAGGTGGTGGTGGGAGGATGCCAAAGCCAAGGAGTGTGGTCTTCACAAAGGTAATATAAAACATGAAGATGCTGCCCAGCTTAATGGAAATGGGGCCTCCCAAGCAAATGGATCTGCCACTGTCGCTGACATTTTCAACTCCCAGGATGTGGTCAGCTTGAGCAGGTCTGGGATTGAGAATTTGGCAAAATTGGAGAACCGAAAAGAACCCTGGCTTGTTGTGCTCTATGCACCATGGTGCCGCTTCTGTCAG GCTATGGAGGAATCATATGTTGATTTGGCAGAAAAGTTAGCTGGGTCAGGAGTGAAGGTTGCAAAATTCAGAGCGGATGGAGACCAGAAGGAATATGCAAAGACTGAACTGCAGTTGGGAAGCTTCCCCACAATACTACTCTTCCCCAAACACTCTTCTCAACCAATTAAGTACCCTTCGGAAAAGAGAGATGTTGATTCATTGACGGCATTCGTGAATGCTTTACGGTGA